Proteins from a genomic interval of Fimbriimonadales bacterium:
- a CDS encoding acylphosphatase, giving the protein MTTFRIVVKGMVQGVGFRAFVYDLAKRMNIRGEVWNRKDGGVEILAQHESREELEEFIENLYLGPGRVDDVRFEEEESKKTFENFRIVFR; this is encoded by the coding sequence ATGACTACATTTCGAATAGTGGTGAAAGGTATGGTTCAGGGGGTCGGTTTTCGCGCTTTTGTATACGATTTAGCGAAGAGGATGAACATTAGGGGAGAGGTATGGAATCGAAAAGACGGTGGAGTGGAAATTCTCGCGCAACACGAAAGCAGAGAGGAACTCGAAGAGTTTATCGAAAATCTATATTTAGGACCGGGGAGAGTGGACGACGTCCGATTCGAGGAAGAGGAATCTAAGAAAACATTCGAAAATTTCAGAATTGTGTTTCGATAA
- a CDS encoding DUF3175 domain-containing protein: MAGVRKWSAEVTRRSNALDLEAGVFTWNDPKKIATSLKRSAEASTRRKAKTPYQSAMSMLNFYINRAGKNLSASRKKVLEQAKQELRKLFGKE; this comes from the coding sequence ATGGCAGGCGTTAGGAAATGGTCAGCAGAAGTTACGCGGCGCAGCAATGCGCTGGATTTGGAAGCAGGTGTCTTTACCTGGAATGACCCTAAAAAGATAGCGACATCGCTGAAACGTTCCGCAGAGGCGAGCACGCGCAGAAAAGCGAAGACACCTTATCAATCCGCAATGTCCATGCTGAATTTCTATATCAATCGGGCAGGGAAAAATCTATCCGCTTCACGGAAAAAGGTTCTCGAACAAGCGAAACAAGAATTGCGAAAACTATTCGGGAAGGAATAA